Proteins from a single region of Eucalyptus grandis chloroplast, complete genome:
- the petL gene encoding cytochrome b6/f complex subunit VI — translation MLTITSYFGFLLAALTITSALFIGLTKIRLI, via the coding sequence ATGCTTACTATAACTAGTTATTTCGGTTTTCTACTAGCAGCTTTAACTATAACCTCAGCTCTCTTTATTGGTCTGACCAAGATACGACTTATTTGA